In one window of Paenibacillus antri DNA:
- a CDS encoding HAD-IIIA family hydrolase, with translation MEYSSITKRRYVKIAVCFSQRKTKNGRAKEENATSNFQAVFIDRDGTIGGTGHFIHPQDFSLFEGAQEAINELKAAGIKVFAFTNQHRISKGQATLEDFRIQFKEYGFDDSFICPHGSQENCECKKPNPGMLYEAVKKHGLDLSRCVVVGDVGETDMLAAHAVGAIKILVRTGWGEGSLTEFRRNWEETVPDYVANNINDAVKWLLSLS, from the coding sequence TTGGAATATTCTTCAATTACCAAACGGAGATATGTTAAAATCGCGGTATGCTTTTCTCAAAGGAAAACTAAAAATGGACGAGCGAAGGAGGAAAACGCGACGTCGAATTTCCAAGCAGTATTTATCGATCGAGATGGTACGATTGGCGGGACTGGACACTTTATTCATCCACAAGATTTCTCCTTGTTTGAAGGTGCTCAGGAAGCAATCAATGAACTCAAAGCTGCCGGAATAAAGGTGTTTGCATTTACCAATCAGCATAGGATTTCTAAGGGTCAGGCCACTCTTGAAGACTTTCGGATACAGTTTAAAGAGTACGGTTTTGATGACTCGTTTATTTGTCCGCACGGCAGTCAAGAAAACTGTGAATGCAAGAAACCTAACCCTGGTATGTTATATGAAGCGGTCAAAAAACATGGATTGGATTTATCAAGATGCGTCGTTGTCGGAGATGTAGGAGAAACCGATATGTTAGCCGCACATGCAGTCGGTGCAATAAAGATATTGGTAAGAACGGGCTGGGGAGAAGGTTCGCTTACTGAATTCAGACGAAATTGGGAAGAGACCGTGCCAGACTATGTAGCCAATAACATCAATGATGCAGTTAAATGGTTACTTTCCTTGAGCTAG
- a CDS encoding HD domain-containing protein, which yields MDYRLRLDGALDDLWEPLWRQPIRLFHEEKELMRSEPVRRLHYVRHGGASFINTHHTYSRLQHTLGVFALTARFEPENRALRAAALLHDAGHAPFSHTLDSIEGVDHHQWTREVIFSEEVANILSLSNVRPVDVMDYIDGTRRSLLRNKDGTLHADHLDSWVRSAYAGGYLSISTSELLNGINYINGSLEFTPEVGGHVVDLIWEEARMHGSTANIGINAMMRKLVRSLITKGKLDVAALPAMTDAHIEQLLRNDESTNEEYEKLLAQSWRIRVTREQPSVFAEKATLSKLYLALPLVGGISIAESSPDIMATMEELNQMLGTYYVWWG from the coding sequence ATGGATTATCGATTAAGACTTGACGGAGCTCTCGACGATCTCTGGGAGCCGCTTTGGCGGCAGCCGATCCGGCTTTTCCACGAAGAAAAAGAACTAATGAGAAGCGAACCAGTGCGGCGGCTTCATTATGTTCGTCATGGCGGCGCGTCTTTTATCAACACTCACCATACATACAGCCGACTACAGCATACATTGGGCGTATTTGCACTTACAGCGCGTTTCGAGCCGGAAAACCGGGCGTTACGAGCCGCGGCGCTGCTTCACGATGCCGGGCATGCGCCGTTCAGCCATACGCTCGACTCGATTGAGGGGGTGGACCATCATCAATGGACGCGGGAAGTCATATTTTCGGAGGAGGTCGCTAATATCCTTTCTCTTTCGAATGTTCGCCCCGTCGATGTCATGGACTATATCGACGGCACGCGGAGAAGCTTGCTGAGAAACAAAGACGGCACTCTCCATGCCGATCATCTGGACTCCTGGGTACGAAGCGCGTATGCAGGTGGATATTTGAGTATATCCACTAGCGAACTATTGAACGGGATAAATTACATAAATGGAAGCCTCGAGTTCACACCGGAAGTCGGCGGGCATGTCGTCGATCTCATTTGGGAAGAGGCTCGAATGCACGGATCCACGGCCAATATCGGCATAAATGCAATGATGAGGAAGCTGGTACGCAGCTTAATTACTAAAGGTAAACTGGATGTCGCCGCATTGCCTGCCATGACGGATGCGCATATCGAGCAGTTGCTGCGTAACGATGAAAGCACGAATGAAGAGTATGAAAAGCTGCTCGCGCAATCGTGGCGGATCCGCGTGACACGGGAACAACCTTCGGTTTTTGCGGAAAAAGCAACGTTGAGTAAGCTCTATTTAGCATTGCCGCTTGTAGGAGGTATTTCGATTGCCGAATCGTCGCCGGATATTATGGCGACAATGGAAGAGCTCAATCAAATGCTCGGCACTTACTATGTTTGGTGGGGGTAG
- a CDS encoding DMT family transporter: MANYWFYLVLIASISHALWNIMLKQSENKAVFLWSLRIWSVIIFLPISFLFWPKGATITYEWIFWGAGSIVLHSAYAIVLSKAYEKSDFSLAYPISRGLGPLLVVAAGSILLSEPVTFLSVVGSFLIFIGIYIMYSGVTFSMGLKSLTSMIKSPYPLLVGLLITCYTLFDKLAVSVIPPVSLNVIENLGQVLVLGAVQVRNIGAVTRQWKNEWLKMAIAGGLAGLSYILVLIVLTEVPVSLVAPVRESSIVIGSLLGVYLLKERYNHHKILGSLIIFIGVVFIVW, encoded by the coding sequence ATGGCAAATTACTGGTTCTACCTTGTATTAATTGCATCAATTTCACATGCTCTTTGGAACATCATGTTAAAACAAAGTGAAAATAAAGCGGTCTTTTTATGGTCGCTGAGAATCTGGTCGGTCATCATTTTTCTACCCATAAGTTTTCTCTTTTGGCCAAAAGGAGCTACTATTACATATGAGTGGATTTTTTGGGGCGCGGGAAGTATCGTGCTGCATAGTGCATATGCAATTGTCCTCTCCAAAGCTTATGAGAAAAGCGACTTTTCGTTAGCTTATCCTATTTCGAGGGGCCTCGGACCATTACTTGTAGTCGCAGCCGGATCCATATTACTAAGTGAGCCTGTTACATTTCTAAGCGTAGTAGGCAGCTTTCTTATTTTTATTGGTATTTACATTATGTATTCTGGCGTAACTTTCTCAATGGGATTAAAGTCGCTTACGTCCATGATTAAGTCGCCTTACCCATTACTGGTCGGCCTTCTCATTACGTGCTATACACTGTTCGACAAGCTGGCGGTATCTGTAATACCTCCCGTTTCCTTAAATGTTATTGAAAATCTTGGACAGGTTCTCGTATTAGGCGCAGTTCAGGTCAGGAATATAGGCGCTGTAACCAGACAATGGAAGAACGAATGGTTGAAAATGGCTATCGCCGGTGGTTTAGCTGGATTGTCGTATATTTTGGTACTCATTGTTCTTACTGAAGTGCCAGTAAGTTTAGTGGCGCCGGTTAGGGAATCCAGTATAGTAATTGGTTCTTTACTTGGGGTGTATCTTCTAAAAGAAAGATACAATCACCACAAAATACTTGGCTCTCTAATTATTTTCATAGGTGTTGTATTTATTGTCTGGTAA
- a CDS encoding DinB family protein has product MAHAKEVLSDQLLANADDPSWYTPFKQATEGLSEADAFRKPDANVNSISEIAQHLLYWNETWQERCRASRLDAVPRISSNDASFVVPEGQDFKTLREALLKVLLRWQEELVPEKLERRADGFEEPAKWWQVIANVTTHNAYHIGQIVYIRKLHGDWAESAL; this is encoded by the coding sequence ATGGCTCATGCGAAGGAAGTACTGTCCGACCAGCTGCTTGCCAATGCCGATGATCCGAGCTGGTATACGCCTTTCAAACAGGCGACCGAAGGTTTGTCCGAGGCAGACGCCTTCCGGAAGCCGGACGCGAACGTCAATAGCATCTCGGAGATCGCGCAGCATCTGCTGTACTGGAACGAGACTTGGCAGGAGCGCTGCCGGGCGTCCCGGCTCGATGCCGTGCCGCGGATTTCGAGCAACGACGCAAGCTTCGTCGTGCCGGAGGGCCAAGATTTCAAAACCTTGAGGGAAGCTTTACTGAAAGTGCTGCTGCGCTGGCAGGAGGAGCTCGTTCCCGAAAAGTTGGAACGGCGCGCGGACGGGTTCGAGGAGCCGGCCAAGTGGTGGCAGGTCATCGCCAACGTGACCACCCATAACGCGTATCATATCGGCCAAATCGTATATATCCGCAAACTGCATGGCGACTGGGCCGAATCGGCGCTTTAG
- a CDS encoding NUDIX hydrolase, translating to MKATSVGVLITNGIVYLACHSTGNSFYDLPKGIMEPGESPIDVCCRETKEETGISLDPARLRDLGVFPYLRNKDLHLFLWVTDELPDPNRMVCTSFFEHPRSKRWIPEVDGYRYIPFEETNQWMAKSMAVVLMKILEKI from the coding sequence ATGAAAGCTACCTCGGTTGGAGTTCTCATTACGAACGGCATCGTGTACTTGGCCTGTCACTCCACGGGAAACTCCTTTTACGATCTTCCCAAAGGAATCATGGAGCCGGGCGAATCGCCCATTGACGTGTGCTGCCGGGAAACAAAAGAGGAAACCGGAATTTCGTTGGATCCGGCGCGACTCCGAGATTTGGGTGTGTTCCCCTACTTACGAAATAAAGATTTGCACCTTTTCCTCTGGGTTACCGATGAATTGCCCGATCCGAATAGGATGGTGTGCACCTCGTTTTTTGAACATCCCAGGAGCAAGAGATGGATCCCGGAGGTGGACGGGTACCGATATATCCCTTTCGAGGAGACGAATCAATGGATGGCGAAAAGCATGGCGGTTGTTCTCATGAAAATCCTCGAGAAGATTTGA
- a CDS encoding YitT family protein → MTYLFRRGRIAGAGRPLCIAAGCLLVSLGLIVLKHSGVVTGGTAGLTLTLSYMFDMPFALLFFIVNIPFYFVAAIRMGWNFTLSTMISVLSVTTMTAVDRWLPDFVLNMFVGTFIGSVLCGIGLTTLFVNRASLGGVNIIALFLQNRYNVNPGNVNFVFDTGIVLLGFYSVGALEGMLSIASVIIVSSIIGFYKKKIFVGNQLAGKPPRGTVAIKSSRGFS, encoded by the coding sequence ATGACTTACCTATTTCGGCGCGGCCGGATTGCAGGGGCGGGTCGTCCGTTATGTATTGCGGCAGGTTGTTTGCTCGTTAGCCTCGGACTCATCGTACTAAAGCATTCTGGGGTCGTTACGGGCGGAACGGCGGGACTGACGCTGACGCTCTCCTATATGTTCGACATGCCGTTCGCACTGTTGTTTTTCATCGTGAACATCCCGTTTTATTTCGTTGCGGCGATCCGGATGGGATGGAATTTCACGTTGTCCACGATGATTTCCGTCTTGTCGGTGACGACGATGACCGCCGTCGATCGCTGGCTCCCAGACTTCGTTCTCAACATGTTTGTTGGAACGTTCATCGGCAGCGTCCTTTGCGGCATCGGATTAACGACGTTGTTCGTCAACCGCGCTTCTTTAGGCGGGGTCAACATTATAGCTCTGTTTTTGCAGAACCGGTATAACGTGAATCCGGGAAACGTCAATTTTGTGTTCGATACGGGCATCGTCTTGCTTGGCTTCTATTCTGTCGGAGCGTTGGAAGGCATGCTGTCGATCGCGTCCGTAATCATCGTTTCGAGCATTATCGGGTTTTACAAGAAGAAAATATTCGTCGGCAATCAGCTTGCGGGAAAACCGCCGCGAGGCACGGTTGCAATCAAATCTTCTCGAGGATTTTCATGA
- a CDS encoding Lrp/AsnC family transcriptional regulator, whose product MDKTDIALLNILQEDARITVSELSKKLMLSRPSVTERLHRLQEKGIIEGFSARVSPAAFGRNTMLIIQISDLKIPAMQWEKMIVEERDVLECHRVTGHIGYVIKAAVNGMDGLRALVDRLMNYSNYVNTSVILTSPVSYRPIVPTGEE is encoded by the coding sequence ATGGACAAAACCGATATTGCGTTATTGAACATTTTGCAGGAGGATGCGCGAATTACCGTGAGCGAATTGTCCAAGAAGCTGATGCTAAGCCGGCCGAGCGTCACGGAGCGGCTGCACCGCCTTCAGGAGAAAGGGATTATCGAGGGTTTCTCGGCGCGCGTATCGCCTGCGGCTTTCGGCAGGAATACGATGTTGATCATCCAGATCAGCGACTTGAAAATCCCCGCGATGCAATGGGAGAAGATGATCGTAGAGGAGCGGGACGTGCTCGAATGCCATCGAGTGACAGGGCACATCGGCTATGTCATCAAGGCGGCCGTGAACGGAATGGACGGACTTCGCGCGCTTGTGGATCGTCTCATGAATTACAGCAATTACGTGAACACGTCCGTCATCTTGACTTCTCCGGTTTCTTATCGTCCGATTGTTCCCACCGGAGAAGAATAG